A single window of Rubripirellula lacrimiformis DNA harbors:
- a CDS encoding lipopolysaccharide biosynthesis protein has translation MTDSQPPNADTDPEPNLDAASQDGSPDVDPENGSSTGKVSIGSLLSDSAVYGIAKIIDPAIGFLLLPIVTAILMPEDYGLISLFTATSHVMFTMCSLGVHQAFFRYFTEATSDDQRDTITNTSISLALLYWLAVIPFALWFATPISSWLFDIESPTLVYLLLAFSVVQTIDSIGCNLLQATGRAWSFLINSVFATIAVRSLAVTLIVAGAGAWGWITGETLGRIAATVMIVAMAMPRARLRINRQQAKKLSWYGVMLVPAMLSFYVMTITDKFLIRMLCDDPFAQVGLYTVGERIAGIMHMANFSMMVGWQRFAFRNMHEDEGRDLIGYGMYLYLLGSGYMLLGLMLLGDDLTHWAIASSFDAGLATILPLTLAAFVGGLANISDIGLHKRSLPHVISTIMSVSAVLNIALNFYVIPRYGIQGAAWATFACQSLRLVLIFAGSQMAFRVNVDLRRVVAITTLYVVAFAIGKAFDPIGWIGAGAIQSGILVAVPLAIWWLPILTSSERAQIRRVIAKVTGKHPSESVQ, from the coding sequence ATGACAGATTCGCAACCACCGAACGCAGATACCGATCCGGAACCCAATCTGGACGCTGCATCACAGGACGGATCCCCGGATGTTGATCCTGAAAACGGGTCATCCACAGGCAAGGTTTCGATTGGGAGCCTGCTGAGTGATTCGGCGGTCTATGGCATCGCCAAGATCATCGACCCAGCGATCGGTTTCCTGCTGCTACCGATCGTCACTGCGATCCTGATGCCAGAGGATTACGGACTGATCAGCCTGTTCACCGCAACGTCGCACGTGATGTTCACCATGTGTTCGCTGGGGGTCCACCAGGCATTTTTCCGCTACTTTACCGAAGCGACCTCGGACGACCAACGCGACACGATTACCAACACGTCAATCAGTTTGGCGCTCCTGTACTGGTTGGCGGTCATCCCGTTTGCGCTGTGGTTTGCCACCCCGATCAGCAGCTGGCTGTTCGACATTGAATCGCCCACCCTGGTCTATCTGTTGCTGGCATTCAGCGTTGTGCAAACCATCGATTCGATCGGTTGCAATCTGCTGCAAGCGACCGGCAGGGCGTGGAGTTTTCTGATCAATTCGGTGTTTGCGACGATCGCGGTTCGTTCGTTGGCCGTGACTCTGATCGTGGCCGGGGCGGGTGCCTGGGGCTGGATCACGGGCGAGACGCTTGGGCGAATTGCCGCAACGGTGATGATCGTCGCGATGGCAATGCCGCGAGCCCGTTTACGAATCAACCGACAGCAAGCGAAAAAACTGTCTTGGTATGGCGTGATGCTGGTACCGGCGATGTTGTCGTTCTATGTGATGACCATCACCGACAAGTTTTTGATTCGGATGTTATGCGACGATCCGTTTGCGCAGGTCGGACTGTACACCGTAGGCGAACGGATCGCGGGCATCATGCACATGGCAAACTTCTCGATGATGGTTGGTTGGCAGCGATTTGCGTTCCGCAACATGCACGAAGACGAAGGACGCGACCTGATCGGATACGGGATGTACCTGTATCTACTCGGTTCGGGATACATGTTGTTGGGACTGATGCTGCTGGGCGACGACTTGACGCACTGGGCGATCGCGTCGTCGTTTGATGCCGGACTAGCGACGATCCTGCCGTTGACATTGGCTGCATTCGTGGGCGGCTTGGCAAACATCTCGGATATCGGGCTGCACAAACGCAGCTTGCCGCACGTGATCAGCACGATCATGTCCGTTTCCGCCGTGCTGAACATCGCACTGAACTTTTACGTGATCCCACGCTACGGCATCCAGGGTGCGGCATGGGCCACCTTTGCCTGTCAGTCGCTACGGCTAGTGTTGATCTTTGCCGGATCCCAGATGGCGTTTCGCGTGAACGTTGATCTTCGCCGCGTTGTTGCCATTACAACCCTTTACGTAGTCGCATTCGCAATTGGAAAAGCGTTTGACCCGATCGGATGGATTGGGGCCGGTGCCATCCAGTCGGGAATCCTTGTGGCGGTCCCGCTAGCGATATGGTGGTTACCGATTTTAACTTCTAGTGAACGCGCCCAGATTCGCAGGGTGATTGCCAAGGTCACCGGGAAACACCCCAGCGAATCGGTTCAGTAG
- a CDS encoding glycosyltransferase, which produces MNDDPRIRVAHITFGLDVGGLEKLLVQFAKHADPNRYQLTVASLGQIGPIGEQLRSMDIPVVCMHRAEGFHPSLVGQLYRFFRKIRADVVHSHDPRPLIYAAPAARLARVRSIVHTQHGRVFGTSPRQQWLVRQASRMVHHFVGVSHDISDMAIDLGVNPKTVSVIQNGIGGDAFESDHPRRSHDERPYVVCVARLSPEKGISTLIQAAEIMVAEHPDVQIIIAGEGPCRRELQSQIDSLGLNDTVRLIGETAQVAELLHRARAFVLPSNSEGVSLTLLEAMFAGVPIVATNVGGTPEVIQNGSNGLLVPAKDPQTMAHAMMELWNDSRLCDNLITEGYRVASTRFGIDQMLRQYEAFYESGRKDRRSNAKVDSGTEAATA; this is translated from the coding sequence ATGAATGACGATCCGCGAATTCGCGTCGCTCACATTACGTTTGGCCTGGACGTGGGCGGACTAGAAAAGTTGCTGGTCCAGTTTGCCAAGCACGCCGACCCGAACCGTTACCAGTTGACGGTCGCGTCGCTAGGTCAGATCGGCCCGATTGGCGAACAGCTGCGCAGCATGGACATCCCTGTCGTCTGCATGCACCGCGCCGAAGGTTTTCACCCAAGTTTGGTCGGCCAGCTGTACCGGTTCTTTCGCAAGATCCGAGCCGACGTAGTTCATTCGCATGACCCCAGGCCGCTCATTTATGCGGCACCGGCGGCTCGGTTGGCCCGAGTCCGATCGATCGTTCATACCCAACACGGACGCGTCTTCGGAACATCGCCGCGTCAGCAGTGGTTGGTTCGTCAGGCGTCTCGAATGGTGCACCATTTCGTCGGTGTATCGCACGACATCAGCGATATGGCCATCGATCTGGGTGTGAACCCCAAAACGGTTTCCGTCATTCAAAACGGAATCGGAGGAGATGCCTTCGAATCCGATCATCCCAGACGATCGCACGACGAACGCCCGTACGTTGTTTGTGTGGCGCGGCTGAGTCCAGAAAAAGGCATCTCGACGCTGATCCAGGCAGCCGAAATCATGGTGGCTGAACACCCGGATGTTCAGATCATCATCGCTGGTGAAGGCCCATGTCGCCGCGAACTGCAATCACAGATCGATTCGCTAGGCCTGAACGACACGGTTCGGCTGATTGGTGAAACCGCCCAAGTTGCCGAACTATTGCACCGCGCCCGCGCGTTCGTGTTGCCGTCGAATTCCGAGGGTGTTTCGCTGACGTTACTGGAAGCGATGTTCGCCGGGGTACCTATCGTTGCAACCAACGTCGGTGGTACGCCCGAAGTGATCCAGAACGGAAGCAACGGACTGTTGGTCCCCGCCAAGGATCCACAAACGATGGCCCATGCAATGATGGAACTTTGGAACGATTCAAGACTTTGCGACAATTTGATCACCGAAGGTTACCGGGTTGCCAGTACCCGATTCGGAATTGACCAGATGCTGCGGCAGTACGAAGCGTTTTACGAATCGGGCCGAAAGGATCGTCGATCCAATGCCAAGGTCGACTCGGGCACAGAGGCGGCGACGGCGTGA
- a CDS encoding sugar transferase — MRRTAEDFQSRVPPNAGTFEASRLASAVAVACDDQNRVDQICADPPRADLLHVGQSSLPIQRASWFRQRCEQVAAIVFLVALSPLLALLALAVRLSSRGDIFYRQTRSGIDGRPFQILKFRSMSSDAEDGTGAVWATKNDPRVTAIGHYLRTLHLDELPQLWNIVRGEMSFVGPRPERPEIIRGLELQIPGYRHRLDVLPGVTGLAQVNLDPDESIHSVKRKFELDIEYIFSATPLLDLRIIFTTMLKMCGIPKQYSTSLFRLRRVPVVPMVVELPSNAPWLADATGEAKRRQSHMLETVG; from the coding sequence ATGCGCCGCACAGCAGAGGACTTTCAGTCCCGCGTGCCCCCCAACGCAGGTACTTTCGAAGCGTCTCGCCTAGCGAGCGCGGTCGCAGTCGCCTGTGATGATCAAAACCGTGTTGACCAAATCTGTGCCGATCCCCCCCGTGCCGACTTGCTGCACGTGGGTCAATCGTCATTGCCGATTCAGCGTGCGTCGTGGTTTCGGCAACGCTGCGAACAGGTTGCCGCGATCGTGTTTCTCGTCGCGTTGAGCCCGTTGCTTGCGCTGCTGGCCTTAGCCGTTCGGCTTTCCAGCCGTGGCGATATTTTCTATCGGCAGACCCGATCGGGAATCGATGGTCGTCCGTTCCAGATCCTGAAATTCCGATCGATGTCCAGCGATGCCGAAGATGGAACCGGTGCCGTTTGGGCAACCAAGAATGACCCACGCGTGACCGCCATCGGGCACTACTTACGCACACTTCACCTGGACGAATTGCCACAGTTATGGAACATCGTTCGCGGTGAGATGTCGTTCGTGGGCCCGCGTCCAGAACGTCCGGAGATCATCCGCGGACTGGAATTGCAGATTCCCGGTTATCGACACCGCTTGGATGTCTTGCCGGGCGTCACAGGATTGGCCCAGGTCAATCTGGATCCGGATGAATCGATTCATAGCGTCAAGCGAAAATTCGAACTGGACATCGAGTACATCTTCAGCGCGACACCGCTTCTGGACCTGCGAATCATTTTCACAACCATGTTGAAGATGTGTGGAATCCCGAAACAGTACTCGACTTCGTTGTTCCGATTGCGTCGTGTTCCCGTCGTTCCGATGGTGGTCGAGCTACCGTCCAACGCCCCCTGGTTGGCCGATGCCACAGGCGAAGCCAAAAGACGCCAATCACACATGCTCGAAACTGTCGGCTAA
- a CDS encoding O-antigen ligase family protein yields MYPFARDSAAQPFTDDSSVDGASSGETDFDQSVQGRSLVSTDETMRLPLLLLIIFLASVLIRPWDFIPILASIKPVTLAILGITFAMMMAGIKFQYFRLPLSKSLLTLWITMLVTSVTSYWIAYSLDFTIKWFQFLLLFSFIGTLVVATDGLFNLTRTLAVVGGFLSVLAIHSKLTMDFSAEGRIEGVGNGILSDPNELAQALVAVLPFAWWMLVRGQRVSDRLMGAVCGGLLSVGIVVTESRGGLLSMIAAVGVLFLISRSSATKKFAVAAVLIGVAIVAMPGAAVDRYSTITTAAQEDESAQTRLAVWKAGGRMFSDHFVQGTGIGTFETVYGSRYIDRRYAGDKWYSAHNSVVEAAAELGIVGLLAWLWFVLMPFWLLWRSRSALLEIDEDESVTREQLIVWLECMLAAWTGFFVGAMFLSKGFDIPVVIFVALAVAGSQIANRWVATYVEAAEAGATTASGSAAVGNTGAV; encoded by the coding sequence GTGTACCCCTTTGCTCGCGACAGTGCCGCCCAACCCTTCACGGATGATTCCTCCGTGGACGGGGCGTCGTCGGGTGAAACTGACTTTGATCAATCGGTTCAGGGGCGATCGTTGGTGTCGACGGACGAAACGATGCGGCTTCCGTTGCTGCTGCTGATCATCTTTCTCGCATCGGTGCTGATCCGCCCTTGGGATTTCATTCCCATTTTGGCGTCGATCAAACCTGTCACGTTGGCGATTCTGGGGATCACCTTCGCGATGATGATGGCCGGGATCAAATTCCAGTACTTTCGTTTGCCGCTGTCTAAGTCGCTGCTGACCCTATGGATCACCATGTTGGTGACTTCGGTGACGTCCTATTGGATCGCCTACAGTTTGGATTTCACGATCAAGTGGTTCCAGTTCCTGCTGTTATTTTCGTTCATCGGCACGCTGGTCGTCGCAACCGACGGTCTGTTTAACTTGACTCGCACGTTGGCGGTGGTTGGCGGGTTCCTAAGCGTGCTTGCGATTCATTCGAAGTTGACGATGGACTTTTCTGCCGAGGGAAGGATCGAAGGCGTGGGCAACGGGATTCTTTCGGATCCAAACGAATTGGCTCAGGCCTTGGTGGCCGTCTTGCCGTTTGCGTGGTGGATGCTGGTGCGTGGCCAGCGGGTATCCGATCGATTGATGGGCGCCGTGTGCGGCGGGCTGTTGTCGGTCGGCATCGTTGTGACCGAGTCGCGGGGCGGATTGTTGTCCATGATCGCGGCCGTGGGCGTCTTGTTTCTGATTTCAAGATCATCGGCGACCAAGAAGTTCGCCGTGGCTGCTGTCCTGATCGGGGTTGCGATCGTGGCAATGCCGGGAGCCGCGGTCGACAGGTATTCCACCATCACCACAGCCGCACAGGAAGACGAAAGCGCTCAGACTCGATTGGCCGTCTGGAAAGCCGGTGGTCGGATGTTCTCGGATCACTTCGTTCAAGGGACAGGCATCGGAACTTTTGAAACCGTCTACGGTTCCCGGTACATCGATCGGCGATACGCAGGTGACAAATGGTACTCGGCACACAATTCCGTCGTCGAAGCCGCTGCCGAACTGGGCATCGTTGGATTGCTGGCTTGGTTGTGGTTTGTGCTGATGCCGTTCTGGTTGCTTTGGCGATCGCGTTCGGCGTTGTTGGAAATCGACGAGGATGAATCGGTCACTCGAGAACAGTTGATCGTTTGGTTGGAATGCATGTTGGCTGCTTGGACCGGATTCTTCGTCGGTGCGATGTTCCTGTCCAAAGGGTTCGACATTCCTGTGGTAATCTTTGTGGCCTTGGCCGTTGCGGGTTCGCAAATCGCCAACCGCTGGGTCGCAACCTATGTCGAGGCGGCCGAGGCCGGAGCAACGACCGCGTCGGGATCAGCCGCGGTCGGAAACACCGGCGCGGTATAG
- a CDS encoding TolC family protein, whose amino-acid sequence MFCPPPSLLTRFALTALVAAAVGSSGAAADGSSEQYCVSPANTFDHFIDAIETVDESWYGETWSGKPESEAVIDAPVPVEIQPSRPQSNPWVSEPANAAISTPMEKPAPTRLGIGDRSGGSAPSVWDRPSNPTVPVAVQTPVPVQKSILLQQPATAGSQTATPAPGHSAGSAEALPQASPDDDVAGDNAVNGLDDFELFHQQILRAQPAEAWSLTLAEAVRLGLANNKEVSVLSPKPGVAAAMVSIERGAFDPVTGVSTFGGKDNRQVRSEIATFGAPVSSQKIDYFRPQNGRNQLYLRQQLATGGQYEVGVGTNYLNYFPDAPELIVPSGWESALNFEFHQPLFRGRGRAAAQRNLRVAAARQRQSEFDFQVQLREIVRDIDLVYWELAGISRRAKVAKAFVELANEYAKQEDARKDLGQSARPQVLQTASVLNEFRVDLEKTRRDQRVAEMRLRTELGLAMMMQQNMDALLADDQMFLPIDTATLELESISPADVTSDIARAMTRPEIAESGARIEEARANLAAAKNKLLPDVQAHALYSKVGLNKGLDDSVSTVFEDGFHTWGAGVSYERRLRQRSEHAEVRQFHFQLAHEQARQNEIAHDIVGKLRELSLQIEGSFRILAEAKDYVRVLTEQQIVLGELYKDGKVGLFQRLENVRALQAAELDMHDKWIDLAKAIALYRYERGDNVANYDIQIDVVDPVLGDSDGSVSDESF is encoded by the coding sequence ATGTTTTGCCCACCACCTTCGTTGCTAACTCGGTTCGCTCTGACAGCGTTGGTTGCGGCAGCGGTGGGATCTTCGGGTGCGGCGGCGGACGGTTCGTCAGAGCAATACTGTGTCAGTCCAGCGAATACGTTCGATCACTTCATCGACGCGATCGAGACCGTCGACGAATCCTGGTACGGCGAAACGTGGTCGGGGAAACCGGAGTCCGAAGCGGTCATCGATGCCCCCGTTCCGGTCGAAATCCAACCCTCGCGTCCGCAATCGAACCCGTGGGTTTCCGAACCCGCAAACGCCGCGATTTCCACGCCAATGGAAAAGCCCGCGCCGACACGTTTGGGGATCGGGGATCGCTCCGGTGGATCGGCCCCGTCCGTATGGGATCGGCCCAGCAATCCGACTGTTCCAGTAGCGGTTCAGACACCAGTCCCCGTCCAGAAATCAATTCTGCTTCAGCAGCCTGCTACCGCGGGAAGTCAAACGGCGACGCCGGCCCCGGGACATTCAGCGGGTTCCGCAGAAGCTTTGCCCCAGGCGTCGCCGGATGACGATGTGGCGGGGGACAATGCCGTGAATGGATTGGACGATTTCGAGCTGTTTCACCAACAGATACTGCGTGCGCAGCCCGCGGAAGCTTGGAGTCTAACGTTGGCCGAAGCCGTCCGGTTGGGGCTGGCGAACAACAAGGAAGTATCGGTGCTGAGTCCTAAGCCGGGGGTTGCCGCGGCGATGGTTTCGATCGAACGAGGCGCCTTTGACCCAGTGACCGGGGTCTCTACTTTTGGCGGCAAAGACAACCGTCAGGTGCGAAGTGAAATCGCAACCTTCGGTGCACCGGTTTCCAGTCAAAAAATTGACTACTTTCGTCCTCAGAATGGCCGCAACCAGCTTTATCTTCGCCAGCAGTTGGCTACCGGCGGTCAGTACGAAGTTGGGGTGGGGACGAACTATCTGAACTATTTTCCTGACGCTCCGGAACTGATTGTTCCGTCGGGTTGGGAATCGGCTTTGAATTTCGAATTTCATCAGCCACTTTTTCGCGGCCGAGGCCGAGCGGCAGCACAGCGCAATCTGCGGGTCGCGGCGGCTCGGCAACGACAATCGGAATTCGATTTCCAGGTTCAACTTCGTGAAATCGTCCGCGACATTGATCTGGTTTACTGGGAATTGGCCGGGATCAGTCGACGGGCAAAAGTGGCCAAAGCTTTCGTCGAACTCGCCAATGAATATGCCAAGCAGGAAGACGCGAGAAAGGATTTAGGGCAAAGCGCCCGCCCCCAAGTGCTGCAGACGGCTTCGGTTCTGAACGAGTTTCGCGTTGATCTGGAAAAGACCCGGCGAGATCAAAGGGTTGCCGAGATGCGTCTAAGAACGGAACTTGGGTTGGCGATGATGATGCAGCAAAACATGGATGCATTGCTGGCCGATGACCAAATGTTTTTGCCGATCGACACGGCGACTTTGGAACTGGAATCGATTTCACCCGCCGATGTCACGTCCGACATTGCTCGCGCGATGACGCGTCCCGAGATTGCCGAGTCCGGCGCCCGCATCGAGGAAGCTCGCGCGAACCTGGCGGCGGCGAAAAACAAACTGCTGCCGGACGTCCAAGCCCATGCGTTGTATTCCAAGGTCGGATTGAACAAAGGATTGGACGATTCAGTTTCGACCGTGTTCGAAGACGGGTTTCATACCTGGGGGGCAGGCGTCAGCTATGAACGTCGTCTGCGTCAAAGGTCCGAGCATGCCGAGGTGCGTCAGTTCCATTTTCAATTGGCACACGAACAGGCTCGCCAAAACGAAATCGCCCACGACATCGTCGGCAAGCTCCGTGAACTGAGTTTGCAAATCGAAGGTTCGTTTCGGATTCTGGCAGAGGCCAAGGACTATGTCCGCGTTCTGACCGAGCAGCAGATCGTGCTGGGTGAGCTGTATAAGGACGGCAAGGTCGGTCTTTTTCAGCGACTTGAAAACGTTCGCGCGTTGCAGGCAGCGGAACTCGATATGCACGACAAATGGATCGATCTAGCCAAGGCGATCGCTCTGTATCGTTACGAGCGTGGCGACAATGTCGCTAATTACGACATTCAAATCGATGTCGTCGATCCTGTTTTGGGCGACTCCGATGGCTCGGTGTCCGACGAATCTTTTTAG
- a CDS encoding glycosyltransferase family 2 protein yields the protein MNQFVGASLAVGSIAILVYTYVGYPLLLACKVAWRSRPLHFTQPPGQSIAIVISARNEAANLGRRLDELTRLISRQSGRCEVIVVSDGSTDDTAKIANSYQSKGVRTIQWNQNRGKAAAISAGVASTQCPIVAFADARQRWSDPTLNAFLEAFRDPTVGGVSGELVLEASPGVLAGVGAYWKYEKWIRKTESRLGSQMGVTGAIAAVRRECFRPIPDGTILDDVYWPMQVVLQGKRVVYRQDAQAFDRLPSDVHGEFRRKVRTLAGNFQLVARCPRLLVPFANPAWGMFMSHKMLRLACPWAIIAVPIGCLLAGGPLFHTILAAEVLFLIVGALGLANSLVRTSKLASAVGSFVMLNAAAWVAFWCWSLRLTDRLWSSSAYTGDANQTAMTEASATSPGP from the coding sequence GTGAATCAGTTCGTCGGCGCCAGTCTGGCCGTGGGCAGTATCGCGATCTTGGTCTACACCTATGTCGGCTACCCGTTGCTGCTGGCATGCAAGGTTGCGTGGCGGTCGCGCCCGCTTCATTTCACCCAACCGCCCGGCCAATCGATCGCGATCGTCATATCGGCGCGCAACGAAGCCGCCAACCTTGGCCGTCGGTTGGATGAACTGACTCGTTTAATCTCTCGTCAAAGCGGCCGCTGCGAAGTGATCGTTGTTTCAGATGGATCGACCGACGATACCGCCAAGATCGCAAACAGCTACCAATCCAAAGGTGTCCGCACGATCCAGTGGAACCAAAATCGCGGCAAGGCGGCGGCGATCAGCGCAGGCGTGGCCAGTACGCAGTGCCCCATTGTCGCCTTCGCCGATGCTCGTCAACGATGGAGCGATCCAACCCTGAACGCGTTCCTTGAAGCGTTTCGTGATCCAACCGTGGGTGGGGTCAGCGGGGAACTTGTTTTGGAAGCCAGCCCCGGTGTTCTAGCCGGCGTCGGAGCGTACTGGAAATACGAGAAGTGGATCCGAAAAACGGAAAGCCGACTCGGTTCACAGATGGGAGTCACCGGCGCGATCGCAGCGGTCCGGCGAGAATGCTTTCGCCCGATTCCTGATGGCACTATTTTAGACGACGTGTACTGGCCGATGCAGGTTGTCCTGCAGGGCAAACGGGTTGTGTATCGTCAGGACGCGCAGGCCTTTGATCGATTGCCCAGTGACGTCCATGGTGAGTTCCGTCGCAAGGTACGCACGTTGGCAGGCAACTTTCAGCTGGTCGCACGTTGCCCTCGGCTGTTGGTCCCCTTTGCGAACCCGGCATGGGGTATGTTCATGTCCCATAAAATGCTGCGTCTAGCATGCCCATGGGCGATCATCGCTGTCCCCATCGGATGCTTGCTTGCCGGGGGCCCGTTGTTCCATACGATTTTGGCCGCGGAAGTTTTGTTCCTGATCGTTGGTGCCCTGGGCCTGGCCAATTCGCTTGTTCGAACCAGCAAACTGGCGTCAGCGGTTGGATCGTTTGTGATGCTGAACGCTGCCGCGTGGGTCGCATTTTGGTGCTGGTCGTTGAGACTGACCGACCGGCTTTGGTCTTCGTCGGCCTATACCGGCGATGCAAACCAGACCGCGATGACGGAGGCATCCGCCACGAGCCCTGGTCCATGA
- a CDS encoding DUF4091 domain-containing protein, protein MAMILGPATAAQAESIAVWANQGEDKVAQEETRLLDASEDVRNSVWDGETIRVRAAVNETVAFNLIIEAAAAGLQEVTVGLGPLTGDSGTIDSRPADSKTSLFDYRGRNVECFLVRYLKIQGCSKLAYEHYDERHVPHRLRRPHDADGFARGGWMDRPDHDRSYPDIAVPMELHPRFDIAAHQSQSVWFDVYVSPDHAPGVYRGKVRVTAAGQLNRQVPVELEVIDIRLPDLPSAKTMLVISNEDINQRYVGRPYIDDAPVDVIRRSKAIVDRHFQMAHRHRISLVHEHTPIEMMDAVWKSRLDGSLFTAAQGYEGPGQAVGNNIFAIGTYGAWPWKNAPDPKSAMWRNTDAWAQYLPDRSFATPTETFLYLADESDDDPQVQQWADWVKENPGPGANLPTMATMPLPRAVSQTPSLSLPCSTLAVGITEQWQAAAEHIRTAPGKRFWMYNGFRPASGTMATDDDGVAMRQLAWCQFKFQVDRWFLWSGTYYRDFQGSGQHTRLFSSAKTFGGEATMDPVLGQTGWNYNNGDGVLFYPGTDQVYPDESYDIDGPIASLRMKHWRRGLQDYEYLQMAGQADAAATMRVVQSMIPRALWEVSIDEPADPTYARTDISWSTDPDVWESARDQLIRIILDGRD, encoded by the coding sequence ATGGCGATGATCCTCGGTCCCGCCACTGCGGCACAGGCCGAATCGATTGCCGTTTGGGCCAATCAGGGCGAAGATAAAGTTGCCCAGGAAGAAACTCGCCTTCTGGATGCCAGCGAAGATGTTCGCAATTCGGTTTGGGATGGTGAAACCATCCGGGTCCGAGCGGCGGTGAACGAAACGGTCGCGTTCAATTTGATCATCGAAGCCGCGGCAGCAGGGCTACAGGAGGTCACCGTTGGACTCGGGCCGTTGACCGGCGACAGCGGTACCATCGATTCACGTCCGGCGGATTCGAAGACATCGCTGTTCGACTACCGAGGACGCAATGTCGAATGTTTCCTGGTTCGCTATCTGAAAATCCAAGGCTGTTCAAAACTGGCCTACGAACACTACGACGAACGCCACGTCCCGCATCGGTTGCGCCGCCCCCACGATGCCGATGGTTTCGCCCGCGGCGGATGGATGGATCGGCCCGACCATGACCGTTCCTACCCCGACATCGCAGTCCCGATGGAACTGCACCCTCGTTTTGACATTGCCGCGCATCAATCGCAATCCGTTTGGTTTGACGTTTACGTGTCACCCGACCATGCACCCGGTGTTTATCGTGGGAAGGTTCGGGTCACGGCGGCCGGTCAGTTGAATCGACAGGTCCCGGTTGAATTGGAAGTGATCGATATCCGATTGCCTGATCTGCCATCTGCCAAAACGATGCTGGTGATTTCCAACGAGGACATCAACCAACGATACGTTGGGCGACCGTATATCGATGATGCACCGGTCGACGTCATCCGTCGTTCCAAAGCGATCGTGGACCGCCATTTCCAAATGGCTCATCGGCACCGAATTTCGTTGGTCCATGAACACACGCCGATCGAAATGATGGACGCCGTTTGGAAATCCAGACTGGACGGATCGCTATTCACCGCCGCCCAAGGGTACGAAGGCCCCGGGCAGGCGGTGGGAAACAATATCTTCGCAATCGGCACCTACGGCGCATGGCCCTGGAAGAACGCGCCCGACCCGAAGTCGGCAATGTGGCGAAACACCGATGCATGGGCGCAGTACCTGCCCGATCGTTCGTTTGCGACACCGACCGAAACGTTCTTGTACCTCGCCGACGAATCGGACGACGATCCACAGGTCCAACAGTGGGCGGATTGGGTGAAAGAGAATCCAGGTCCGGGGGCGAATCTGCCAACGATGGCCACGATGCCGCTTCCTCGTGCGGTGTCACAGACACCTTCGCTGAGTCTGCCCTGCAGCACGTTGGCGGTGGGGATTACGGAACAGTGGCAGGCTGCGGCAGAACACATTCGCACCGCGCCCGGAAAACGATTTTGGATGTACAACGGGTTTCGTCCAGCCTCCGGAACGATGGCCACCGACGATGATGGGGTGGCGATGCGACAACTGGCTTGGTGCCAATTCAAATTTCAAGTCGACCGTTGGTTCCTTTGGTCCGGTACCTACTACAGAGATTTTCAAGGGTCAGGCCAGCACACGCGATTGTTCAGTAGCGCCAAGACCTTCGGCGGCGAAGCCACAATGGATCCCGTGTTGGGGCAGACCGGATGGAACTACAACAACGGTGACGGCGTGTTGTTTTATCCCGGAACGGACCAGGTGTACCCGGACGAAAGTTACGACATCGATGGGCCGATCGCTTCGCTGCGAATGAAACATTGGCGGCGTGGACTGCAGGACTATGAATATCTGCAGATGGCTGGGCAAGCCGACGCCGCAGCCACCATGCGGGTCGTCCAATCCATGATCCCGCGGGCGCTGTGGGAAGTGTCGATCGATGAACCGGCCGACCCGACCTATGCACGGACCGATATCAGTTGGTCGACTGATCCGGATGTTTGGGAATCGGCGCGAGATCAGTTGATTCGCATCATCTTGGATGGGCGAGATTAG